In Maridesulfovibrio sp., the following proteins share a genomic window:
- a CDS encoding ATP-binding protein, producing the protein MLRVVLSGSECTGKSTLAATLAAHYGVEPVPEYLREYFALKNGILTIDDAIPIAEGQLRLESEAAARGFNPLICDTDIVSSMVYAKHYFGRCPPLLNDRFNQLPPSIYLLCDIDIEWQADGQRDMPEGREYMQNLFVKELRELNVSFHSIKGDIGSRTAEATRLINAALSKS; encoded by the coding sequence ATGCTCCGCGTAGTACTCAGCGGCTCTGAATGTACAGGGAAATCCACCCTCGCTGCCACACTTGCTGCTCACTATGGAGTTGAACCGGTTCCCGAGTATCTGCGTGAATACTTTGCTCTCAAGAACGGCATCCTGACCATTGACGACGCCATTCCCATCGCCGAAGGCCAGTTGCGCCTTGAATCCGAAGCCGCTGCCCGCGGATTTAATCCGCTGATCTGTGATACTGATATTGTCTCGTCTATGGTTTACGCCAAACATTATTTCGGACGATGTCCGCCACTCCTTAACGATAGGTTTAACCAACTTCCACCCAGTATATACCTGCTCTGCGACATTGACATTGAGTGGCAGGCTGACGGCCAGCGGGATATGCCCGAGGGCCGGGAATACATGCAGAATCTTTTTGTAAAGGAACTGCGGGAACTCAATGTTTCTTTTCACAGCATTAAAGGAGATATCGGTAGCAGAACCGCTGAAGCCACACGCCTTATTAATGCGGCATTAAGCAAATCATAA